In a single window of the Geotrypetes seraphini chromosome 11, aGeoSer1.1, whole genome shotgun sequence genome:
- the LOC117345455 gene encoding 60S ribosomal protein L13a-like, whose translation MAELKVLVIDGRGHLLGRLAAIVAKQVLLGRKVVIVRCEGINISGNFYRNKLKYLAFLRKRMNTNPSRGPYHFRAPSHIFWRTVRGMLPHKTKRGQAALERLKVFDGIPPPYDKRKRMVVPAALKIVRLKPTRKFAYLGRLAHEVGWKYQAVTATLEAKRKEKAKLHYEKKKKTMKLKKIAEKNVESKIAKYTDVLKQYGILV comes from the coding sequence ATGGCGGAACTGAAGGTTCTTGTCATTGATGGCCGCGGTCACCTCCTTGGTCGTCTTGCAGCCATTGTGGCTAAACAGGTTCTGCTTGGCCGCAAAGTGGTGATTGTGAGATGCGAGGGCATCAATATCTCTGGCAACTTTTACCGGAACAAATTGAAGTACCTTGCTTTCCTGCGCAAGAGAATGAATACCAACCCATCCCGTGGGCCCTACCATTTCCGAGCCCCAAGCCACATTTTCTGGAGGACAGTCAGAGGCATGCTGCCGCATAAGACGAAGCGTGGCCAGGCTGCCCTGGAGAGGCTCAAAGTCTTTGATGGCATTCCTCCCCCTTATGACAAGAGGAAACGCATGGTGGTACCAGCTGCCCTGAAAATTGTACGTCTCAAACCAACACGCAAGTTTGCTTACCTCGGTCGGCTTGCCCATGAAGTCGGATGGAAGTACCAGGCTGTGACAGCTACCCTGGAAGCAAAGCGGAAAGAGAAGGCCAAACTCCACtatgagaagaagaagaaaactatgaaattgaaaaaaatagccgagaagAACGTGGAGAGCAAAATCGCCAAATACACAGATGTCCTGAAGCAATATGGAATTCTTgtctga